From a single Oreochromis niloticus isolate F11D_XX linkage group LG3, O_niloticus_UMD_NMBU, whole genome shotgun sequence genomic region:
- the LOC109196585 gene encoding zinc finger protein 99-like — LIHSGVKPYSCDLCGKSFTQAGSLKTHQLIHSGFKPYSCDLCGKSFTRVGQLKRHQLFHSGVKVYSCHLCGKSFTEAQTLKKHQVIHSGVKPYSCDLCGKSFTRAQTLKKHQLIHSGVKPYSCDECGKSFTEAQTLKKHQVIHSGVKPYSCDLCGKSFTEGGNLKRHQLIHSGFKPYSCKLCGKSFTQAGSLKRHQLIHSGFKPYSCDLCGKSFTRAGHLKKHQVIHSGVKPYRCDLCGKSFTQAGSLKTHQVIHSGFKPYSCDLCGKSFTRVGQLKRHQLFHSGVKAYSCDLCGKSFTLAQTLKKHQLIHSGVKPYSCDECGKSFTEAQTLKKHQLIHSGVKPYSCDLCGKSFTQAGSLKTHQVIHSGVKPYSCDLCGKSFTEGGNLKKHQLFHSGFKPYSCDLCGKSFTQAQTLKTHQLIHSGVKSYSCELCGKTLAQNSSLQRHLVTHSGIKAYSCDFCGKSFSNKHYRNSHLRIHTGNDVYCCDQCGKLFATGAQLQKHMLSHTEERPYKCDLCEKTFKSSNQLNIHQQIHTRK, encoded by the exons ctcatccacagtggagttaaaccttacagctgtgacttgtgtgggaagtcttttacccaggctggaagcttaaaaacacaccaactcatccacagtggatttaaaccttacagctgtgacttgtgtggaaagtcttttacccgggTTGGACAATTAAAGAGACAccaactcttccacagtggagttaaagtgTACAGCTGtcacttgtgtggaaagtcttttaccgaggctcaaaccttgaaaaaacaccaagtcatccacagtggagttaaaccttacagctgtgacttgtgtggaaagtcttttacccgg gctcaaaccttaaaaaaacaccaactcatccacagtggagttaaaccttacagctgtgatgagtgtggaaagtcttttaccgaggctcaaaccttgaaaaaacaccaagtcatccacagtggagttaaaccttacagctgtgacttgtgtggaaagtcttttaccgagggTGGAAACTTAAagagacaccaactcatccacagtggatttaaaccttacagctgtaaattgtgtggaaagtcttttacccaggctggaagcttaaaaagacaccaactcatccacagtggatttaaaccttacagctgtgacttgtgtggaaagtcttttacccgggcTGGACACTTGAAAaaacaccaagtcatccacagtggagttaaaccttacaggtGTGACTTGTGTGggaagtcttttacccaggctggaagcttaaaaacacaccaagtcatccacagtggatttaaaccttacagctgtgacttgtgtggaaagtcttttacccgggTTGGACaattaaaaagacaccaactcttccacagtggagttaaagcgtacagctgtgacttgtgtggaaagtcttttaccctggctcaaaccttaaaaaaacaccaactcatccacagtggagttaaaccttacagctgtgatgagtgtggaaagtcttttaccgaggctcaaaccttgaaaaaacaccaactcatccacagtggagttaaaccttacagctgtgacttatgtggaaagtcttttacccaggctggaagcttaaaaacacaccaagtcatccacagtggagttaaaccttacagctgtgacttgtgtggaaagtcttttaccgagggtggaaacttaaaaaaacaccaactcttccacagtggatttaaaccttacagctgtgacttgtgtggaaagtcttttacccaggctcaaaccttaaaaacacaccaactcatccataGTGGAGTTAAatcttacagctgtgagttgtgtggtaaGACTTTGGCTCAAAATAGCAGCTTACAgaggcatctagttacccactctggaattaaggcgtacAGCTGCGACTTTTGTGGAAAAAGTTTCAGCAACAAACACTACCGAAATAGTCACCTGCGGATTCACACTGGAAATGATGTTTattgctgtgatcagtgtgggaaacTGTTTGCAACAGGTGCAcagttacaaaaacacatgcttagccacactgaggagagaccttataaatgtgacctgtgtgagaagacttttaaatcttcAAATCAGCTGAATAtccaccaacagatccacaccagaaagtaa
- the LOC109201389 gene encoding uncharacterized protein LOC109201389 — MWSPSVKDILGSGYWPGTLNFCTLFSVDFFQSFYDIKKAAPGMSLKAFVKMLDERTAHFGRTGRISADAFSKSFVEWSGVKFEVDRMCKEPCFSCPACTPDMLSVSVDGNRKLYRIQSNTSTSEQANFEGVFIEKDEEVAEFMKYIQRHTNAEDRGEEGQHAQGVHSHDSGEHEHGHHWKTRTGVLGSTGINCALLFTTL; from the exons ATGTGGTCCCCCTCAGTTAAGGACATCCTGGGTAGTGGATATTGGCCTGGCACCTTAAATTTCTGCACCCTGTTTTCAGTGGATTTCTTTCAGTCTTTCTATGACATTAAGAAGGCTGCACCAGGGATGTCACTTAAGGCATTTGTCAAAATGCTGGATGAAAGAACAGCCCATTTTGGAAGG ACTGGCCGAATATCAGCTGATGCCTTCAGTAAAAGCTTTGTGGAGTGGAGTGGTGTAAAGTTTGAGGTGGACAGGATGTGCAAGGAGCCATGCTTTAGCTGCCCTGCCTGCACTCCTGACATGCTTTCCGTGTCAGTTGATGGAAACCGTAAGCTTTATCGTATTCAATCAAATACAAG CACTTCAGAGCAGGCGAACTTTGAAGGTGTCTTCATTGAAAAAGATGAGGAAGTTGCTGAGTTTATGAAATACATCCAGAGACACACAAATGCT GAGGATCGTGGAGAGGAAGGGCAGCACGCACAGGGTGTGCACAGTCACGACAGCGGGGAGCACGAACACGGACACCACTGGAAGACACGCACGGGAGTCTTGGGGAGCACGGGGATTAATTGTGCATTGCTATTTACCAcattgtaa